DNA from Deinococcus cellulosilyticus NBRC 106333 = KACC 11606:
GGCTTTGATGGATGCGGATTTGAGATTCATGGGTGCCTCCTCAGGCAGATGCCTGTGTGGTTGAATGCTTGATCTTCTGGTCTTCCAGCTGTGGACTTGCCTTCATTAAACCAGAAAGGGCTGTCCGAAACCTGACAGGTAAAGTTTTCAGGTCCTGGTCTGAGCAGCCTGAACTGGAGCTGATTACGGGAAACACCCGGAGATGGTTCCTCATCAACATGAAGGTCACTCAGCCCTGTCTCAGATCATGCACAATTTTCAGGCCTGAAGGGCACGTTTTGATCACAACCACTGCAAAACATCAAAAACCAGCACCAGCTGAGCAGGTGCTGGAAACAAAAACCTCCAGATCACTGAAAGTAAAACTTCTGGGTGCCCGCTCCGCTATAAGGCCATGCACTGAGCCATGCTCCTGCACTGTTGCTGTTCACCGTGAGGGCATGTCCATTTGACTTCGAGGTGAAGTACACCAGACCTGCGCTTTCCTGCAAGGCAAACAGTTGACGGTCTCCCTGGGTGCAACTGCCCCAGTTCACGGTGTTGGCATTGTTAGAAGAGATGTACAGGCAGTTGCTGCCATATTTCAGCTGGTAAAAATGACCGGACACGTTCTGGTAGGTCAGTGTCCATGCGCTCACACTGCTGCAGGATTGCTGGTCCACCACGCTTCCTGTGCCCCTCAGGCAAAGCTGGCTGGAGGAATTCACCAGTTTTTTGCTGAGGTTGCCCCAGTTGACCCCACCTCCACCGCCTGTGGTGGTTCCACCATGCAGGACCTGGGTTTCGCGGGTCCAGTAAACGGGAAGGCTGCCCCAGGTGTTCTCTCCGGCCTGCCAGTTGCCCCCGATGTTGGTGATGTAGCCGTAATCGGCATTGCGGTTTTTGATGTCCTCGGCGACCCGCTCCATGTCGGTCTGGGTGGGAACGGAGTGGACCAGATGCCACACCAGTGCCCCTCTGGCATGGGCCGCGTTTGTGGCGTTGATGATGTTCTGGGCCTGGGCTGCGTAAGCATTCATGTCGCTTTCAAACAGCACTGCAATCTCGTCAGCATTTACCGCGCTGGTCACGCAAGTGTCGGCAATCCCTGCATTGAAGGCAATCAGAGCACCACTGCGGTACTTGTTGACGATGTTCCTGAGCTGCTGGTATTCATTCACGAAGGCACTGCAGCTCCAGTTGCTGGGGGCGGCCTCATCAAAGAAAATCCCTTTCAGGTTGGGCATCTGCTGGAAGTAGGCCTGCACCTGCGCTTCAATTCTGGCCCAGGTCTGGCACACCCCGATCTGGTTGCAGCCGTGGTTGAAGTAACCTGTCGGGACATAACCCAGCATTTTGACACCTCTGGCGTTCTGGGTGTCCACGATTCCCTTAAAGGTGCTGACATTGTTGACAGGGGTGGTGGTCTGCCCCTGAAAGATGCCATTTTCAGGGTTGATCAGGGCGAGGCCATTGGTGGGCAACTGGTTGTAGAGGCTGCTGTCGGTGCCCCAGTAGCTGATCACGCCAATTCTGGACTCCAGACGCTGCTGCTGAACGTCTGGAGACTGAGGGCTCTGGCTGCTGGAGCAGGCCACCAGCAAGGTGAGGGCGGAAGCAAAAGTCCATTTCTGCATAAATCCTCCTGTTTGCTGCAAGCATGAAGGGTGCAGCACCTTTTGAGAAAGTGCAACTGGGATGCAAGGGGAATTGTCAGGCCCTTCCACTGTAAATGGAATTTTAATCAAAGTCAATCAACTGATTGATCATAATTGATTTATGATTGTTTTTGCCTTCCAGGTTCCTCAGGCCTTGCAGAAAGTCCATCGAAGAAAGTCATGTCATCAGGCCTGAAAAAACCATGTAAAGCTCTGGGGGCGCTCAAAAACCTCTTCGTTTTGCATCAAAAATCGATCAATCTTTGATTGACTTTGATCAGAGAACCTCCTATGCTGGAACCAACTGCCCCCGTCGAGGTTCTCAAAATGCTAGAAATTCGCCTGAAAAAAATCCAGCAGTACCTGTACTCCCATGGCACGGCCACCGTGCAGGAGCTCGCGGATCACACTGGAGCCAGTGTTGCCACCATCCGGCGCGATCTGGTCAAGATGGAAGAAGATGGCCTGATCAGTCGCACTTACGGCGGAGCCACCCTCACCAGTGAAAATGGGGTGGAAATTGCCTTCCAGGTGCGTGAGCACCAGTACCTGAAAGAAAAGCGCGCCATTGCAGAAGCTGCCTACGCCCACCTGAAAAGCGGCATGACGGTGTTCCTGGATGCTGGAACCACCGTGC
Protein-coding regions in this window:
- a CDS encoding spherulation-specific family 4 protein, giving the protein MQKWTFASALTLLVACSSSQSPQSPDVQQQRLESRIGVISYWGTDSSLYNQLPTNGLALINPENGIFQGQTTTPVNNVSTFKGIVDTQNARGVKMLGYVPTGYFNHGCNQIGVCQTWARIEAQVQAYFQQMPNLKGIFFDEAAPSNWSCSAFVNEYQQLRNIVNKYRSGALIAFNAGIADTCVTSAVNADEIAVLFESDMNAYAAQAQNIINATNAAHARGALVWHLVHSVPTQTDMERVAEDIKNRNADYGYITNIGGNWQAGENTWGSLPVYWTRETQVLHGGTTTGGGGGVNWGNLSKKLVNSSSQLCLRGTGSVVDQQSCSSVSAWTLTYQNVSGHFYQLKYGSNCLYISSNNANTVNWGSCTQGDRQLFALQESAGLVYFTSKSNGHALTVNSNSAGAWLSAWPYSGAGTQKFYFQ